One window of Azospirillum sp. TSA2s genomic DNA carries:
- the hyi gene encoding hydroxypyruvate isomerase, with amino-acid sequence MVQFAANLTMLYNERPFLDRFAAAADAGFRGVEYLFPYDFPADALAEKLRRHGLTQVLHNLPAGNWGGGERGIAIMPDRVQEFRDGVARAIDYAGTLGCKQVNCLVGILPQGGDAAAAESTLVGNLAYAADALAGAGIKLLVEPINTRDIPGFYLTRTKQALDLIDKVGSNNLYVQYDIYHMQIMEGDLARTIEANLARIAHVQLADNPGRNEPGTGEINYPFLFKHLDAIGYSGWVGCEYKPKTTTDEGLGWFAPYKTEPAHV; translated from the coding sequence ATGGTGCAATTCGCCGCCAACCTGACGATGCTCTACAACGAGCGTCCCTTCCTCGACCGATTCGCCGCGGCGGCCGATGCCGGCTTCCGTGGGGTCGAGTACCTGTTTCCCTATGATTTCCCCGCCGACGCGCTGGCCGAGAAGCTGCGCCGGCATGGGCTGACCCAGGTCCTGCACAATCTGCCGGCCGGCAATTGGGGCGGTGGGGAGCGCGGCATCGCCATCATGCCCGACCGCGTGCAGGAATTCCGCGACGGCGTCGCCCGCGCCATCGACTATGCCGGCACGCTGGGCTGCAAGCAGGTTAACTGCCTCGTCGGCATCCTGCCGCAGGGCGGCGACGCCGCCGCGGCCGAAAGCACGCTGGTCGGCAACCTCGCCTATGCCGCCGACGCGCTGGCCGGTGCCGGGATCAAGCTGCTGGTCGAGCCGATCAACACCCGCGACATCCCCGGCTTCTACCTGACCCGCACGAAACAGGCGCTGGACCTGATCGACAAGGTCGGCTCCAACAATCTGTACGTGCAGTACGACATCTACCACATGCAGATCATGGAAGGCGATCTGGCCCGCACGATCGAGGCCAACCTTGCCCGCATCGCCCATGTCCAGCTGGCCGACAACCCCGGCCGCAATGAGCCCGGCACCGGCGAGATCAATTATCCCTTCCTGTTCAAGCATCTGGACGCCATCGGCTACAGCGGCTGGGTCGGCTGCGAATACAAGCCGAAGACGACGACGGACGAGGGGCTCGGCTGGTTCGCCCCCTACAAGACCGAACCGGCGCACGTCTGA
- a CDS encoding Gfo/Idh/MocA family protein produces the protein MTNETRRRVGVIGLGMASAPHAQSLIDLAGRVEVAGCFSPSAERRAAFSARHGLPVVDRLETLLEDPALSAVLLLTPPDTHADLVARCAAAGKHVLLEKPLDATPEGARAVVDVMETAGLTLGVMLQHRFRASVERLAALMRDGVLGRPLTAAVSVRWWRDAAYYAQPGRGKKARDGGGVLLTQAIHTLDAFVSLLGLPDRVAGFAATSVLRSRDTGMDTEDVVAAALRYGNGLLATVDATTAAYPGYPERIEIAGTGGSAVLAGDRLEVQLVTGERIVAGQDGATLGGGADPMAFSHQHHRAVLSDFLDALDQGRRPRVDGREALKVHRLIEALLEAAGSGRIVEVGTP, from the coding sequence ATGACGAACGAAACCCGCCGCCGCGTCGGCGTCATCGGACTGGGCATGGCCTCGGCCCCGCATGCGCAGAGCCTGATCGATCTGGCCGGCCGGGTGGAGGTGGCGGGCTGCTTCAGCCCGTCTGCCGAGCGCCGCGCCGCCTTCTCTGCCCGCCACGGCCTGCCGGTGGTCGACCGGTTGGAGACGCTGCTGGAGGATCCGGCGCTGTCGGCCGTCCTGCTGCTGACCCCTCCCGACACCCATGCCGATCTGGTGGCGCGCTGCGCCGCCGCCGGCAAGCATGTGCTGCTGGAAAAGCCGCTGGACGCCACGCCGGAGGGGGCGCGGGCGGTGGTCGATGTGATGGAAACCGCCGGGCTGACGCTGGGCGTCATGCTGCAGCACCGCTTCCGGGCGTCGGTGGAGCGGCTGGCGGCGCTGATGCGTGACGGCGTGCTGGGCCGGCCGTTGACGGCGGCGGTTTCGGTGCGCTGGTGGCGCGACGCCGCCTATTACGCCCAGCCCGGCCGCGGCAAGAAGGCGCGCGACGGCGGCGGCGTGCTGCTGACCCAGGCGATCCACACGCTCGACGCCTTCGTCAGCCTGCTCGGCCTGCCGGACCGGGTCGCGGGATTTGCCGCGACGAGCGTCTTGCGCAGCCGGGACACGGGCATGGACACGGAGGATGTGGTCGCCGCCGCGCTCCGCTACGGCAACGGCCTGCTGGCGACCGTCGATGCGACGACCGCCGCCTATCCCGGCTATCCGGAGCGGATCGAGATCGCCGGCACCGGCGGCTCGGCGGTGCTGGCCGGCGACCGGCTTGAGGTGCAGCTGGTCACGGGCGAGCGCATCGTCGCGGGTCAGGACGGCGCCACGCTGGGCGGCGGGGCCGACCCGATGGCCTTTTCCCACCAGCACCACCGCGCCGTGCTGTCCGACTTCCTCGACGCGCTCGACCAGGGGCGCCGGCCGCGGGTGGACGGGCGCGAAGCGCTGAAGGTCCACCGGCTGATCGAGGCGCTGCTGGAGGCCGCAGGCAGCGGCAGAATCGTGGAGGTCGGCACTCCCTGA
- a CDS encoding GntR family transcriptional regulator, producing the protein MPSGNPPAKTGSIAVPPPSTTPTLSAKAAPLLSRPPARRDMRRGPTAADAIHRDLRAEIVSLKRKPGEPIAEKQIAEAYGVSRTPVREAVLRLADEGLIEIFPQSGTFVARIPLGALPEAGVIRKVLERATVRFAAERATRSQIAALHACLEQQREVDAEGDADGFHQADEAFHAQITEMAGYPGFWGIIQQAKVQLDRCRRLTLPVPGRMRTVIAEHEAIVEAIAGHDPDRAEQSLIRHLDNLQITVDDVRNAAPLYFSGSLTDGAALPDGAP; encoded by the coding sequence ATGCCATCGGGCAACCCGCCGGCCAAAACCGGTTCCATCGCGGTCCCCCCGCCATCAACGACGCCGACCCTGTCGGCCAAGGCCGCTCCGCTCTTGAGCCGCCCGCCGGCGCGCCGGGACATGCGGCGCGGTCCGACCGCTGCCGACGCCATCCACCGCGACCTGCGGGCGGAGATCGTGTCGCTGAAGCGCAAGCCGGGCGAACCCATCGCCGAGAAGCAGATCGCCGAGGCCTATGGCGTCAGCCGCACGCCGGTGCGCGAAGCGGTGCTGCGTCTGGCGGACGAGGGGCTGATCGAGATTTTCCCGCAGTCCGGCACCTTCGTCGCCCGCATTCCGCTGGGCGCCCTGCCGGAAGCCGGCGTGATCCGCAAGGTGCTGGAGCGGGCCACCGTTCGCTTCGCCGCCGAACGCGCCACCCGCAGCCAGATCGCAGCACTCCACGCCTGCCTGGAACAGCAGCGCGAGGTCGATGCGGAGGGCGACGCCGACGGCTTCCATCAGGCCGACGAGGCTTTCCACGCCCAGATCACCGAGATGGCGGGCTATCCCGGCTTCTGGGGCATCATCCAGCAGGCGAAGGTCCAGCTCGACCGCTGCCGCCGCCTGACCCTGCCGGTCCCCGGCCGCATGCGCACGGTGATCGCCGAGCATGAGGCCATCGTCGAGGCCATCGCCGGCCACGACCCCGACCGCGCCGAACAGAGCCTGATCCGGCATCTGGACAATTTGCAGATCACGGTGGACGACGTGCGCAATGCCGCCCCGCTCTATTTCTCCGGCAGCCTGACCGACGGGGCCGCCCTTCCCGATGGAGCACCCTGA
- a CDS encoding NADPH-dependent 2,4-dienoyl-CoA reductase: MTQPETMPGSQPYPHLLAPLDLGFTVLKNRVLMGSMHTGLEDRRRHFPRLAAYFAERARGGVGLMVTGGFSPNVEGWLSPFGSTLARHGAARAHRVITDAVHAEDGKIALQILHAGRYAYSPLSVAPSRIKSPITPFTPRALTARGVERQIRAYVRCAELAREAGYDGVEVMGSEGYLINQFLVTHTNQRTDKWGGSYENRMRFPVEIVSRMREAVGRDFIIIYRLSMLDLIPDGSNWEEVVQLAQAIERAGATIINTGIGWHEARVPTIATSVPRANFAWVTGKLKGAVSIPLCTTNRINTPEVGDAVIGEGLADMVSMARPFLADPDFVAKAAAGRPEAINTCIACNQACLDHIFSGKTASCLVNPRACHETELVIVPAVKRKRVAVVGAGPAGLACATTAAERGHEVHLFDAADEIGGQFNMAKLIPGKEEFHETLRYFRNRLAETGVALHLGRRVTAEDLTGAGFDEVVLATGVVPRDPKIPGQDHPKVLTYVDVLRGAKPVGRRVAVVGAGGIGFDVSEFLAQEEPSPSLDPALWRAEWGVADPAEARGGVAGIRPHLTPPAREIVLLQRKATKPGAGLGKTTGWIHRAQLKMKTIKALSGVNYARIDDEGLTVSFGEKREKVQTLAVDTIVLCTGQEPLRELHAPLEAAGIAVHLIGGADVAAELDAKRAIAQGTRLAAGL; encoded by the coding sequence GTGACCCAGCCCGAGACCATGCCCGGCTCCCAGCCCTATCCGCATCTGCTGGCCCCGCTCGATCTCGGCTTCACGGTGCTGAAGAACCGGGTGCTGATGGGGTCGATGCACACCGGGCTGGAGGATCGGCGCCGCCATTTCCCGCGGCTGGCCGCCTATTTCGCCGAGCGGGCGCGCGGCGGGGTCGGGCTGATGGTGACCGGCGGCTTCTCGCCGAATGTGGAGGGGTGGCTGTCGCCCTTCGGCTCGACCCTGGCCCGGCATGGCGCGGCGCGGGCGCATCGGGTCATCACCGACGCGGTGCATGCCGAAGACGGCAAGATCGCGCTGCAGATCCTGCATGCCGGCCGCTACGCCTACAGCCCGCTGTCGGTAGCGCCGTCGCGCATCAAGTCGCCGATCACCCCCTTCACGCCGCGCGCCCTGACTGCGCGGGGGGTGGAGCGCCAGATCCGCGCCTATGTCCGCTGCGCCGAGCTGGCGCGCGAGGCCGGCTATGACGGGGTGGAGGTGATGGGGTCGGAAGGCTACCTGATCAACCAGTTCCTGGTGACCCACACCAACCAGCGCACCGACAAATGGGGCGGCTCGTACGAGAACCGCATGCGGTTTCCGGTGGAGATCGTGTCGCGCATGCGCGAGGCGGTCGGGCGCGACTTCATCATCATCTACCGCCTGTCGATGCTGGACCTGATCCCCGACGGCAGCAATTGGGAGGAGGTGGTGCAGCTTGCCCAGGCCATCGAGCGGGCCGGCGCCACCATCATCAACACCGGCATCGGTTGGCACGAGGCGCGGGTGCCGACCATCGCCACCAGCGTGCCGCGCGCCAACTTCGCCTGGGTGACGGGGAAGCTGAAGGGGGCGGTGTCGATCCCGCTCTGCACCACCAACCGCATCAACACGCCCGAGGTCGGCGACGCGGTGATCGGCGAGGGGCTGGCCGACATGGTGTCGATGGCGCGGCCCTTCCTGGCCGATCCGGACTTCGTCGCCAAGGCGGCGGCGGGCCGGCCGGAGGCGATCAACACCTGCATCGCCTGCAACCAGGCCTGCCTGGATCACATCTTCTCCGGCAAGACGGCCAGCTGTCTGGTCAACCCGCGCGCCTGCCATGAGACGGAACTGGTGATCGTCCCCGCCGTGAAGCGCAAGCGAGTCGCCGTGGTTGGTGCCGGCCCGGCCGGCCTCGCCTGCGCCACCACGGCGGCGGAGCGCGGGCATGAGGTGCATCTGTTCGACGCGGCCGACGAGATCGGCGGCCAGTTCAACATGGCCAAGCTGATTCCCGGCAAGGAGGAGTTCCACGAGACCCTGCGCTATTTCCGCAACCGGCTGGCGGAGACCGGCGTGGCGCTGCATCTGGGGCGGCGGGTGACGGCAGAGGATCTGACGGGCGCCGGCTTCGACGAGGTGGTGCTGGCGACCGGGGTGGTGCCGCGCGACCCGAAGATCCCCGGCCAGGACCATCCCAAGGTGCTGACCTATGTCGACGTGCTGCGCGGCGCCAAGCCGGTCGGCCGGCGCGTCGCGGTGGTGGGGGCCGGCGGCATCGGCTTCGACGTCAGCGAATTCCTGGCGCAGGAGGAACCGTCGCCCAGCCTCGACCCGGCGCTGTGGCGTGCCGAATGGGGGGTGGCCGATCCGGCTGAGGCGCGCGGCGGCGTCGCCGGCATCCGCCCCCACCTGACGCCGCCGGCGCGCGAGATCGTGCTGCTCCAGCGCAAGGCGACCAAGCCCGGCGCCGGCCTGGGCAAGACCACCGGCTGGATCCACCGGGCGCAGCTGAAGATGAAGACCATCAAGGCGCTGTCCGGCGTGAACTACGCGCGCATCGACGACGAGGGGCTGACCGTCAGCTTCGGCGAAAAGCGCGAGAAGGTGCAGACGCTGGCGGTCGATACCATCGTTCTGTGCACCGGGCAGGAACCGCTGCGCGAGCTGCACGCCCCGCTGGAGGCCGCCGGCATCGCCGTCCACCTGATCGGCGGCGCCGACGTGGCGGCGGAGCTGGACGCCAAGCGCGCCATCGCCCAGGGGACGCGGCTGGCCGCCGGGCTGTAG
- a CDS encoding TerC family protein has product MTELFTTEALFALLQVIMIDLVLAGDNAIVIGLAAAGLPREQRGKAILIGILAATVLRIAFAAVTTQLLQIIGLLLAGGVLLLWVCWKMWRELRQSHEEDEAVEALEDDGGAEASGPRKTLGQAVWQIVVADVSMSLDNVLAVAGAAREHLGVLVIGLTLSIALMGLAASVIARVLHKHRWLAYVGLSIILYVALHMIYRGAIEVWPLVNGHA; this is encoded by the coding sequence ATGACGGAACTATTCACCACAGAGGCGCTCTTTGCGCTGCTCCAGGTCATCATGATCGACCTGGTGCTGGCCGGCGACAATGCCATCGTCATCGGTCTGGCCGCCGCCGGATTGCCGCGGGAACAGCGCGGCAAGGCAATCCTGATCGGCATCCTGGCGGCCACCGTGCTGCGCATCGCCTTCGCGGCCGTCACCACCCAGCTTCTCCAGATCATCGGGCTGCTGCTGGCCGGCGGTGTGCTGCTGCTGTGGGTCTGCTGGAAGATGTGGCGCGAACTGCGCCAGTCGCACGAGGAGGACGAGGCGGTCGAGGCGCTGGAGGACGATGGCGGGGCCGAAGCCTCCGGGCCGCGCAAGACCCTCGGTCAGGCGGTCTGGCAGATCGTGGTCGCCGACGTGTCGATGTCGCTCGACAATGTTCTGGCCGTCGCCGGTGCGGCGCGCGAACATCTGGGGGTGCTGGTCATCGGCCTGACACTGTCCATCGCCCTGATGGGACTTGCCGCCAGCGTCATCGCCCGCGTCCTGCACAAGCACCGCTGGCTGGCCTATGTCGGCCTCTCCATCATCCTCTACGTCGCTCTGCACATGATCTACCGCGGCGCCATCGAGGTGTGGCCCCTGGTGAACGGCCACGCCTGA
- the glxR gene encoding 2-hydroxy-3-oxopropionate reductase: MKVGFIGLGIMGTPMAGHLLDAGHTLYVHDIKPVPAELTSKGAIPCPSGAEVAAAAEVIITMVPDTPHVGTALFGENGVAAGLSSGKIVVDMSSISPIETKEYAKRINDLGCAYLDAPVSGGEVGAKAASLTIMVGGPQEAFDTVKPLFDKMGKNVTLVGGNGDGQTTKVANQIIVALTIEAVAEALLFASKAGADPAKVRQALMGGFASSRILEVHGERMINRNFTPGFRIELHQKDLNLALSGAKALNLSLPHTASCQQLFNACAAQGGSAWDHSGMLRALELLAGHEVGSK, encoded by the coding sequence ATGAAGGTCGGATTCATCGGTCTCGGCATCATGGGCACCCCGATGGCGGGGCACCTGCTGGACGCCGGTCACACGCTCTACGTCCACGACATCAAGCCGGTCCCGGCCGAGCTGACGTCCAAGGGCGCCATCCCCTGCCCGAGCGGCGCCGAGGTCGCGGCGGCGGCCGAGGTCATCATCACCATGGTGCCGGACACCCCCCATGTCGGCACCGCCCTGTTCGGCGAGAACGGCGTCGCCGCCGGCCTGTCGTCGGGCAAGATCGTGGTCGACATGTCCTCGATCTCGCCGATCGAGACCAAGGAATACGCCAAGCGCATCAATGACCTGGGCTGCGCCTATCTCGACGCGCCGGTGTCGGGCGGCGAGGTCGGGGCCAAGGCCGCCTCGCTGACCATCATGGTCGGCGGCCCGCAGGAGGCCTTCGACACGGTCAAGCCGCTGTTCGACAAGATGGGCAAGAACGTCACGCTGGTCGGCGGCAACGGCGACGGCCAGACCACCAAGGTCGCCAACCAGATCATCGTCGCGCTCACCATCGAGGCGGTGGCCGAGGCCCTGCTGTTCGCGTCGAAGGCCGGCGCCGATCCGGCCAAGGTCCGTCAGGCGCTGATGGGCGGCTTCGCCTCCTCCCGCATCCTGGAGGTCCATGGCGAGCGGATGATCAACCGCAACTTCACCCCCGGCTTCCGCATCGAGCTGCACCAGAAGGACCTGAACCTGGCGCTGAGCGGCGCCAAGGCGCTGAACCTGTCGCTGCCGCACACCGCCAGCTGCCAGCAGCTGTTCAACGCCTGCGCCGCGCAGGGCGGCTCGGCCTGGGACCATTCCGGCATGCTCCGCGCGCTGGAACTGCTGGCCGGGCACGAGGTCGGGTCGAAGTGA